The Bacteroidota bacterium genome window below encodes:
- a CDS encoding NAD-dependent epimerase/dehydratase family protein — protein sequence MKKILIIGGTGFVGRMVSEQLSQDSNYDLTLFNRGKRNPDIFPNVKHIQGDRLTDDIKKLEGLKFDCVIDFAGMYPTNINNTLEVLKGNIGRYIFISTCSVYDFEAVNGIISEDSQVYGCTDEQRDSKDLQFYGHNKAECERVILSKDWLDAIIFRPALICGKYDPTDRFYCWLYRAKTQDKILMPESASSLTQNTFAPDFAHLIIKAIEADGHRKIYNAVTHDPVSIFDVVNTCSKLVGTNPELVVRSDKFFEENNLQPWMDIAMWLGKMDFVFDMKKAHEDFKPQFHSFEESVKDTIPFYEERGWPVPKYGLSIEKEKELIEKD from the coding sequence ATGAAAAAAATTTTAATTATCGGCGGAACAGGATTCGTCGGCAGAATGGTCTCCGAACAGCTCTCACAGGATTCCAATTATGACTTAACTTTATTCAATCGCGGAAAAAGAAATCCCGACATCTTCCCGAATGTAAAACATATTCAGGGTGACAGGCTTACCGATGACATAAAAAAACTTGAAGGATTAAAATTCGATTGTGTAATAGATTTTGCAGGCATGTATCCTACAAATATAAATAACACTCTTGAAGTCCTAAAAGGAAACATCGGCAGATATATTTTTATTTCAACCTGTTCAGTTTATGATTTTGAAGCAGTTAACGGAATCATCAGTGAGGATTCGCAAGTTTACGGATGCACAGACGAGCAGCGTGACAGCAAGGACCTGCAATTCTACGGTCACAACAAAGCGGAGTGCGAGAGAGTTATTTTAAGCAAGGACTGGCTTGATGCAATTATTTTCCGTCCTGCGCTAATCTGCGGAAAGTATGACCCCACGGACAGATTTTACTGCTGGCTGTACAGAGCGAAGACACAGGATAAAATATTAATGCCGGAATCAGCAAGCTCACTTACCCAAAATACTTTTGCTCCTGACTTTGCCCACTTAATTATTAAGGCTATAGAGGCAGACGGTCATAGAAAAATTTATAATGCAGTTACACATGACCCTGTCAGTATTTTTGATGTTGTTAATACATGTTCGAAGTTAGTCGGCACGAATCCCGAGCTTGTAGTTAGGTCAGATAAATTTTTCGAAGAGAATAACCTACAGCCATGGATGGATATAGCAATGTGGCTTGGTAAAATGGATTTTGTATTCGATATGAAAAAAGCGCATGAGGATTTCAAGCCGCAGTTTCATTCGTTTGAAGAATCAGTGAAAGATACAATTCCTTTCTATGAAGAAAGAGGATGGCCTGTTCCTAAGTACGGACTGAGCATCGAGAAGGAAAAAGAGTTAATCGAAAAAGATTAA
- a CDS encoding HXXEE domain-containing protein encodes MNFLRNHWFDIGFIFGCSAAFYLILNPEFFGSLKFILWFNFASLFFHQFEEYRYPGYFPGLINEKLFSSRMPDRFPLNTNSALIVNVCLGWTVYFIAIFIGEKYIWFAIGVTLISVGNFFAHTIMFNIKAKTIYNPGMLTSILLFLPGAGYFFYFISKSNLASPFDYIIGLLLGFIFNYFGIIKIIEWMKDENTKYIFPQHCLPPGKN; translated from the coding sequence ATGAATTTTCTCAGAAATCATTGGTTCGATATCGGATTTATTTTCGGCTGTTCTGCTGCGTTTTATCTAATTCTAAACCCGGAATTTTTTGGAAGTCTGAAATTTATTCTGTGGTTCAATTTCGCATCACTTTTCTTTCATCAGTTTGAAGAGTACAGGTATCCGGGTTATTTTCCGGGATTGATAAATGAAAAATTATTCAGCAGCAGAATGCCAGATAGATTTCCTTTGAATACAAATTCAGCTCTTATTGTAAACGTGTGCTTAGGATGGACCGTTTATTTTATAGCAATTTTCATTGGAGAAAAATACATCTGGTTTGCTATTGGTGTGACGCTTATTTCAGTCGGTAATTTTTTTGCTCATACAATAATGTTCAACATAAAAGCAAAAACAATTTATAATCCGGGAATGCTAACAAGTATTTTGTTATTTCTTCCCGGAGCAGGTTACTTCTTTTATTTCATATCTAAAAGTAATTTAGCATCGCCGTTTGATTACATAATCGGTTTGTTGCTTGGTTTTATTTTCAACTACTTTGGGATAATAAAAATAATTGAGTGGATGAAAGACGAAAACACAAAGTATATTTTTCCTCAGCACTGTCTCCCTCCCGGTAAAAATTAA
- a CDS encoding T9SS type A sorting domain-containing protein — MKRLSCLVLFLLTAFSISTTFAQTPQYYNYNVTGNTNSFPFNIPGGKEVQVLFLPGDFAQPTPAPAGNITAVSFRLAANLGPYTYTNFYIKMGQTSLTTFDAGVWYSGPMTQVYQRASVSLGGNANEWMTINLDTPFNYNPAQSLVIEVNQCGAAGASGFSTGTTTLTGFRRNTSLTTSSCPFVWGQQSGTMPHMGVNISSGPVICTKYANTFCPLATYPVLPAITYFNCAAWIGDTLYVQAPTTAGAAATTIYRYTVGGTWTTGVPCPVGVTAASMNSVGGKLYLIGGGTTSATTGSNNVQRYDPATGTWTAMAPLPAALSAHGSVVWGDSVIYVVGGPYTGAATNLDVHYYRVAANTWGTISASLPSGQGRRTFALSLAAGNKIVMTCGFNTVYLKSTYIGTIGSNATQLTWAAGPDFPVALSRPSGFAYGNYSFLLGGDTNTTAVKNDKLWSYNATGGAWTQMITANPSPVSNIMNGVTIKCVNDTVKVFQPAGYNAASLGTNNLIITGCGTVTGVGNSSTIPKEYSLSQNYPNPFNPTTKIEFSLPKGEFVEMRLYDILGKEVAILAQGAFEPGKHTLDLNLSYLSSGTYFYRITAGQFTDTKKLMLTK, encoded by the coding sequence ATGAAACGTCTTTCCTGCTTGGTACTTTTCTTACTTACGGCGTTTTCCATTTCCACAACATTTGCACAAACCCCGCAATATTATAATTATAATGTTACGGGTAATACGAACTCTTTTCCGTTTAATATACCCGGCGGTAAAGAGGTACAAGTATTATTTCTCCCCGGAGATTTTGCACAGCCTACTCCTGCACCGGCAGGAAACATAACTGCAGTTTCATTCAGACTTGCAGCGAATTTAGGTCCTTACACTTATACTAATTTTTACATAAAAATGGGTCAGACAAGTCTTACGACTTTTGATGCAGGTGTATGGTACTCCGGTCCGATGACACAGGTTTACCAGAGAGCATCTGTCAGTCTTGGCGGAAATGCTAACGAATGGATGACAATTAATTTAGATACGCCTTTTAATTATAATCCGGCGCAAAGTCTGGTTATTGAAGTAAATCAATGCGGTGCTGCCGGTGCTTCCGGATTCAGTACAGGTACAACAACCCTTACAGGATTCAGAAGAAACACTTCATTAACTACAAGTTCATGTCCTTTTGTATGGGGACAGCAAAGCGGTACGATGCCACATATGGGAGTAAATATTTCTTCAGGTCCGGTAATTTGTACTAAATATGCAAACACATTTTGCCCTTTAGCAACTTATCCTGTACTTCCTGCAATAACATATTTTAACTGCGCAGCCTGGATTGGTGATACATTATATGTTCAGGCACCAACAACAGCCGGGGCAGCTGCTACAACAATTTACAGATATACAGTAGGCGGCACATGGACAACAGGTGTTCCTTGCCCCGTTGGAGTAACTGCTGCATCAATGAACTCAGTCGGCGGAAAATTGTATCTCATCGGGGGAGGAACTACATCGGCAACTACGGGATCAAACAATGTTCAGCGATATGATCCTGCAACAGGAACATGGACTGCTATGGCACCATTGCCTGCTGCCTTATCGGCACACGGTTCTGTAGTTTGGGGCGATAGCGTAATATATGTTGTCGGTGGTCCTTATACAGGCGCGGCAACAAATCTTGATGTTCATTATTACAGAGTAGCTGCAAATACATGGGGTACAATCAGCGCATCTTTACCTTCCGGACAAGGAAGAAGAACTTTTGCCTTAAGTCTTGCTGCCGGAAATAAAATTGTAATGACATGCGGATTTAATACTGTTTATTTAAAATCTACTTATATCGGAACTATCGGTTCTAATGCCACTCAGCTGACATGGGCAGCGGGTCCTGACTTCCCTGTTGCACTAAGCAGACCATCAGGTTTTGCCTATGGAAACTACTCATTCTTATTGGGCGGTGATACAAATACTACAGCTGTTAAAAATGATAAGTTGTGGAGTTATAATGCTACAGGTGGTGCGTGGACACAAATGATAACTGCTAATCCTAGTCCTGTCTCTAATATCATGAATGGAGTAACTATAAAATGTGTTAACGATACTGTAAAGGTGTTTCAACCCGCAGGATATAATGCGGCATCTCTTGGTACAAATAATCTGATTATTACAGGCTGCGGTACAGTAACAGGGGTAGGTAATTCAAGTACAATCCCAAAGGAATATTCATTATCACAAAATTATCCTAACCCATTCAATCCAACAACAAAGATTGAATTCTCATTGCCAAAGGGCGAGTTTGTTGAGATGAGATTATATGATATACTTGGCAAGGAGGTTGCTATACTGGCACAAGGTGCGTTTGAACCAGGAAAGCATACTTTAGATCTGAACTTGTCTTATTTATCCAGCGGTACTTATTTCTATAGAATAACTGCAGGACAATTTACCGATACAAAGAAATTAATGCTTACTAAGTAA